In the Clostridium gelidum genome, TAAGAATAGTTCATCTATAATTATATGTCATAATCATCCATCGGGCGATCCAACGCCTAGTAAGGAAGATATAAATATTACACTCAGAATTAAAGAATGTGGAAATATAATAGGAATTCAATTAGTTGACCACATTATAATAGGAAATAATAAATTTGTTAGCCTTAAAGAGAGAGGACTAATATAGAATCGGAAGGGGAAAAATTAAATGGGATTTTTTGGATCGGGAAAAGATATGGGGATAGATTTAGGAACTGCAAACACATTAGTATTTGTAAAAGGAAAAGGGATTGTTTTAAGAGAGCCATCTGTTGTTGCGGTTAATACTACAACTAGAAGAACATTAGCAGTCGGATCAGAGGCAAAACTTATGATAGGTAGAACACCTGGAAATATAGTAGCTATAAGACCACTTAGAGATGGTGTAATAGCAGATTTTGATATAGCTTCAACAATGATGAGAAGCTTAATAGAAAAAGTATCAACTAAGAATGCATTTAAAAACCCAAGAATAATAGTATGTTATCCATCAGGTATTACTGAAGTTGAAAAGAGAGCTATTGAGGAAGCAACAAAGCTTTCAGGAGCTAGAGATGTAATTTTAATGGAAGAACCAATGGCAGCAGCAATTGGAGCAGGGCTTCCAGTAAGTGAACCTACAGGAAGTATGATAGTGGATATTGGTGGAGGTACTACAGAAGTAGCTGTTATTTCTTTAGGTGGAATAGTAACTAGTATGTCTCTTAGAAAAGCAGGCGATGAATTAGATCAATCAATAATATCTTATATAAAAAAAGAATTCAACTTAATGGTTGG is a window encoding:
- a CDS encoding rod shape-determining protein, with product MGFFGSGKDMGIDLGTANTLVFVKGKGIVLREPSVVAVNTTTRRTLAVGSEAKLMIGRTPGNIVAIRPLRDGVIADFDIASTMMRSLIEKVSTKNAFKNPRIIVCYPSGITEVEKRAIEEATKLSGARDVILMEEPMAAAIGAGLPVSEPTGSMIVDIGGGTTEVAVISLGGIVTSMSLRKAGDELDQSIISYIKKEFNLMVGERTAEQVKMEIGSAYRTEGEEMVMDIKGRDLISGLPKTVEISETQVREALREPVYAIVEAIKITLEKTPPELAADIIEKGIMLAGGGAYLKGLDVLINKETNMPVHIAEAPLDCVVLGAGKALEDFDKISRDQRG